The following are encoded together in the Kribbella voronezhensis genome:
- a CDS encoding neutral zinc metallopeptidase codes for MNRTRGRKLIAGGAALLAFGIIAVGAISWDRHQLAQADPQASAAAAEASEAAKARAALPSTTPSSADPTADDVAAAPPQPAQLTKNPLYRVGKLPATGCTQPEQEPTSVANVRAFQTELLGCLNRAWAPVIRKAGFTFKPPKLVVVKGKSPSSPCDTDDSDAYYCGDTIYVDATAFLDGWRYNQGETLAYLTFLLDHEYGHHIQALTGILRAEYQWQLPLSGVDLSLQGSRRIELQANCLSGVSLGADQDTYLLGNQDLTDWQALVRNFIDPKRDHGSTENAANWSLTGYDTANPKACNTFTAPTPLVA; via the coding sequence GTGAACCGGACACGGGGGCGGAAGTTGATCGCCGGCGGCGCCGCATTACTTGCCTTCGGCATCATCGCGGTGGGTGCGATCAGTTGGGACCGCCATCAGCTCGCACAGGCCGACCCACAAGCATCCGCCGCAGCGGCCGAGGCGTCGGAAGCTGCCAAGGCCCGCGCTGCCCTGCCCAGTACTACGCCGTCGTCCGCGGACCCTACAGCCGACGACGTCGCAGCGGCGCCGCCGCAACCCGCGCAGCTGACCAAGAACCCGCTCTACCGGGTCGGCAAACTGCCGGCCACGGGGTGCACTCAGCCGGAGCAGGAGCCGACCTCGGTCGCCAACGTCCGAGCCTTCCAGACTGAGCTTTTGGGCTGTCTGAACCGGGCCTGGGCGCCCGTGATTCGCAAAGCCGGGTTCACCTTCAAGCCGCCGAAACTGGTCGTGGTGAAGGGCAAATCACCGTCGTCACCCTGCGACACGGACGACAGCGACGCGTACTACTGCGGCGACACGATCTACGTCGACGCGACCGCCTTCCTCGATGGCTGGCGCTACAACCAGGGCGAGACGTTGGCCTATCTCACGTTTCTGCTCGACCACGAGTACGGGCATCACATCCAGGCGCTGACCGGGATCCTCAGGGCCGAATACCAGTGGCAACTGCCGCTCAGTGGCGTCGACCTCTCGCTCCAGGGCAGCCGACGCATCGAACTCCAGGCGAACTGCCTGAGCGGTGTCTCCCTCGGCGCCGACCAGGACACCTACCTGCTGGGCAACCAGGACCTGACCGACTGGCAAGCCCTCGTCCGCAACTTCATCGACCCCAAGCGCGACCACGGCAGCACCGAGAACGCCGCCAACTGGAGCCTCACCGGCTACGACACAGCCAACCCCAAAGCCTGCAACACCTTCACCGCCCCCACCCCACTCGTCGCCTAA
- a CDS encoding phosphatase PAP2 family protein, which yields MAQVQLEQVERASVRADKPPDEDRRHLRLVPCPRDAPQAKLLRILREVLFVAFLFGAYNLGRYLSMGHADEAFVHAHTLIHLQTQLGLPSEAGLQRVALPIPDLAQGANRYYEFVHFPLTALVLLWLMIRRPAHYPKARWALAALTGLALVGHLVFPLAPPRMMPGWVDTGALLGQSVYGPDAQSGLANQFAAMPSLHVGWSLMVAVFMIRATRSRWRWLWIAHPVLTFTVVVVTANHYFSDGLVAIALAVPLLILFRPKQFRRRGRVRRDSAPALLGTSDQESAGVVAVASSSSARTR from the coding sequence ATGGCACAAGTTCAACTGGAACAGGTCGAGCGCGCGTCCGTGCGGGCGGACAAGCCGCCGGACGAAGATCGAAGGCATCTGCGGTTGGTGCCGTGTCCCCGGGACGCACCGCAAGCCAAGCTCTTGCGCATCCTTCGCGAAGTGCTCTTCGTGGCATTCCTGTTCGGTGCCTACAACCTCGGTCGCTATCTCTCCATGGGGCACGCAGATGAAGCGTTCGTCCATGCTCACACGCTGATCCACCTCCAGACACAGCTTGGTCTTCCGAGCGAGGCGGGCTTGCAGCGAGTTGCCTTGCCCATCCCGGACCTTGCGCAAGGCGCCAACCGGTACTACGAGTTCGTTCACTTCCCGTTGACCGCGCTCGTGCTGCTGTGGTTGATGATCCGCCGCCCCGCGCACTACCCGAAGGCTCGCTGGGCGCTGGCGGCGCTGACCGGACTCGCCTTGGTCGGGCACCTCGTCTTCCCGCTGGCGCCGCCGCGGATGATGCCGGGATGGGTCGATACCGGCGCCCTGCTCGGGCAATCGGTGTACGGTCCGGACGCGCAGAGCGGTCTGGCCAACCAGTTCGCCGCGATGCCGAGTCTGCACGTCGGCTGGTCGTTGATGGTGGCCGTCTTCATGATTCGTGCCACCCGCTCCCGGTGGCGATGGCTGTGGATCGCGCATCCGGTGCTCACCTTCACCGTGGTCGTGGTGACGGCGAATCACTACTTCTCGGACGGCCTCGTCGCGATCGCGCTCGCCGTACCCCTGCTCATCCTCTTTCGGCCGAAACAATTCAGGCGAAGAGGGCGGGTACGCCGGGACAGCGCACCCGCCCTGCTCGGGACGTCGGATCAGGAGTCGGCCGGGGTGGTGGCCGTGGCGAGCTCCTCGTCCGCACGGACCAGGTAG